The following coding sequences are from one Granulicella sp. L56 window:
- a CDS encoding TIM-barrel domain-containing protein: protein MATALAANAEQNVRLHADGITFRMESQGGRYSFSYGKHPVVAADATAGVLLDGSPVTFERVGAASATKCVLKGASAAGKHLRLTITLGAHQAEMLAEPEVQGAEVRFATGGAAPAYGLADHAVEQAKFSTLTNRQFNTDVTGFADNDFLSGQGATRLVSNFVIYPKQQFAELLIDPTTKIVHTSAQQIVQGVKQASSKVRLFYFFGDPHAIYAAYLKARNDAGYKVWMPKYPAFGVGWEAFGALGWDTNTTTVRDSVDHYIADGYPLRWVVIGSGFWPSKPDTMHETTSFGLWDKEKYPDPHALVQHFLDDKLAVMLGLRITFIVGGPYSDEGVAHRYFLMKNGNAQVFKGGWPKQPYYLLDAQNTAAVDWYMSLVKKWQTFGINGWKEDFYGYQGYSLRDDKVDPTNDRLMAQRQLVIERNGYLSSNGDLHRINDFNYNQNQDRGPVNALALAYSGFPFVYPDIVGGTFGESRFHTNRTPRLETYMIRNAQWAAMHSSMGMGEPPWSFAPNVAKVMLQSAKFHARIAPYLFSNARRFYADGYPWTMTPLPIAYPNDPQAYGRENATTRAYEWLIGDSMLATPLYGDDYATANSRDVYLPTGRWMDFDTGKIYSGNQTLKDFGLPPGKTPLFIGGSGITLEEVDSKVRICVYPVAQTTSAILTLPESDQVITVHVHGLTGTTAWPAIRVKNGAGKIIASRTEGHGFSFIPTAGQTYSVEAVR from the coding sequence ATGGCTACTGCGTTGGCTGCGAATGCCGAGCAAAACGTTCGGCTCCATGCAGACGGCATCACCTTCCGTATGGAATCGCAGGGAGGACGTTACAGTTTTTCTTATGGCAAGCATCCCGTAGTTGCTGCCGATGCCACTGCCGGCGTTCTGCTCGACGGAAGTCCTGTTACTTTTGAGCGCGTCGGCGCAGCTTCTGCCACGAAATGCGTTCTCAAAGGGGCCAGCGCCGCAGGCAAACACCTTCGCCTCACAATAACGCTTGGAGCACATCAGGCGGAGATGCTTGCAGAGCCTGAGGTACAGGGTGCTGAGGTTCGTTTCGCTACTGGAGGCGCCGCTCCCGCCTATGGACTTGCCGATCATGCAGTCGAGCAAGCTAAATTTTCTACTCTCACAAACAGACAGTTCAATACAGATGTCACTGGCTTCGCCGACAATGACTTTCTCTCGGGTCAGGGAGCCACCCGCCTGGTCAGTAATTTTGTCATCTATCCCAAGCAGCAGTTTGCCGAGCTGCTGATTGATCCCACGACCAAGATCGTTCACACCTCCGCGCAACAGATCGTCCAAGGTGTAAAGCAGGCATCCAGCAAAGTTCGACTGTTCTATTTCTTCGGCGATCCGCACGCTATTTATGCCGCCTACCTCAAAGCACGCAACGATGCAGGTTACAAGGTTTGGATGCCCAAGTACCCGGCCTTCGGTGTCGGGTGGGAGGCGTTTGGTGCACTAGGGTGGGACACGAATACGACTACAGTGCGCGATAGTGTCGATCACTACATTGCTGACGGTTATCCGCTACGTTGGGTCGTCATTGGTTCCGGATTCTGGCCCTCCAAGCCAGACACGATGCATGAAACTACCAGTTTTGGCCTTTGGGATAAAGAGAAGTATCCAGATCCGCACGCGCTAGTACAGCATTTTCTAGATGACAAACTTGCCGTCATGCTTGGGTTGCGAATCACCTTTATTGTTGGAGGTCCGTACTCCGATGAAGGTGTTGCACACCGTTACTTCCTGATGAAGAATGGCAATGCGCAGGTCTTCAAAGGAGGCTGGCCGAAGCAGCCTTACTACCTGCTGGATGCGCAAAACACCGCCGCGGTTGACTGGTACATGAGCCTTGTCAAGAAGTGGCAAACCTTCGGCATTAACGGCTGGAAGGAAGACTTCTACGGCTACCAAGGTTACAGTCTGCGGGACGACAAGGTCGATCCCACAAACGATCGACTGATGGCACAGCGCCAACTAGTCATTGAACGTAACGGATATCTTTCTTCCAATGGCGACCTGCACCGTATCAATGATTTCAACTACAACCAAAACCAAGACCGTGGACCTGTTAACGCGCTTGCCCTTGCTTACAGTGGCTTTCCATTTGTCTACCCGGACATTGTGGGAGGGACTTTCGGCGAAAGTCGCTTCCATACTAATCGCACCCCTCGCCTGGAAACCTATATGATACGCAATGCACAGTGGGCGGCGATGCATAGCTCGATGGGAATGGGCGAGCCGCCATGGAGCTTTGCACCCAATGTCGCCAAGGTGATGTTGCAGTCAGCAAAGTTTCATGCTCGCATCGCGCCGTACCTGTTCAGCAATGCGCGACGCTTCTATGCCGACGGTTATCCCTGGACGATGACGCCCCTTCCCATTGCCTATCCCAATGATCCGCAAGCCTACGGACGCGAGAACGCAACAACCCGCGCTTATGAGTGGCTTATTGGTGACTCCATGCTCGCAACACCGCTCTACGGCGATGATTATGCCACGGCAAATTCGCGAGATGTTTATCTGCCCACGGGGCGATGGATGGATTTTGATACTGGGAAGATTTACTCCGGCAATCAAACTCTTAAAGACTTTGGGTTGCCGCCTGGCAAGACGCCCCTTTTCATCGGCGGCTCTGGCATTACGCTCGAAGAGGTAGATAGTAAGGTACGCATCTGCGTCTATCCAGTTGCCCAAACTACCTCAGCGATTCTGACTTTACCAGAAAGCGATCAAGTCATCACCGTTCATGTCCACGGACTTACCGGGACTACCGCGTGGCCAGCTATTCGGGTTAAGAATGGCGCTGGCAAGATCATCGCTTCGCGCACAGAAGGCCATGGCTTCAGCTTCATTCCAACAGCGGGTCAAACCTATAGCGTTGAGGCTGTTCGTTGA
- a CDS encoding FAD-dependent oxidoreductase, whose translation MRELDLQQIVGDLVVVGGGLAGACCAITAARQGLHVTLVQDRPVLGGNSSSEVRLWVLGATSHMGNNNRWAREGGVINEILVENMWRNPEGNPVIFDSIVLEMVIAEAKITLLLNTAAHSLTMCDADTIAQVQAFNSQNQISYALEAPLFVDASGDGILGFLAGAEFRMGAEAASEFDERMASSEPEHKLLGHSLYFYSRDTGQPVRYIPPAFALKDITKIPRYRELRVSDSGCRLWWLEYGGDLDTVGQTEEIKWELWKVAYGVWDYIKNSGNFPDAECLTLEWMGMIPGKRESRRFVGDMMLTQNHIVEQTIFEDAVSFGGWAIDLHPSDGVFSPQAGCTQWHSKGVYQIPYRTLYSQSVRNLFLSGRLISATHIAFGSTRVMGTCAHNGQAVGMAAALCTARSLTPRDLLEPSRMQSLQQMLLRSGQHIPGVRLKDNDNLAHEAAITASSTFKLAAFRSSGELATSERSHALLLPVAQGVMPTVTLEARVRKKTIVHAQLWSSSRAGNTTPDILLASIDVPVVPGESVPIPLDFHISMQETSHVFVIVPPFSDGALYLSCANAPGVMTLSQKMNAAVAKSPVQTPPEDSGIDTFAFWLPERRPAARNLAVRIEPPIDLFGPEMVVNGFARPWCGVNGWAPDPTDMTPKLQLAWDTPQRVNEIAITFDTDFDHPMESVLLTHPEYVMPGCITAFRVRTSEGQTLAEVNENHQTRWHLTLKEPLLTRGITIDVLAYGPAVPAIFEVSCR comes from the coding sequence GTGAGAGAGCTAGATCTGCAGCAGATTGTAGGAGACCTGGTTGTCGTGGGCGGAGGTCTGGCCGGCGCATGCTGCGCTATTACGGCAGCACGACAAGGGCTGCATGTAACGCTCGTGCAGGACCGTCCCGTGCTTGGAGGAAACTCCTCGAGTGAAGTGCGGCTCTGGGTGCTTGGAGCTACCTCGCACATGGGCAACAATAACCGCTGGGCTCGCGAAGGCGGCGTGATTAACGAGATCCTCGTTGAGAATATGTGGCGCAATCCCGAAGGAAACCCAGTGATCTTCGACTCGATTGTGCTGGAGATGGTGATCGCAGAGGCAAAGATTACTCTGCTTCTGAACACCGCGGCTCACAGTCTCACCATGTGTGATGCTGACACGATTGCTCAGGTACAAGCGTTCAATAGCCAAAACCAAATCTCCTACGCACTTGAAGCTCCTCTGTTTGTGGACGCTTCCGGCGATGGCATCCTTGGCTTTCTAGCAGGTGCAGAGTTTCGGATGGGTGCGGAGGCAGCTTCGGAGTTTGACGAGCGCATGGCATCATCCGAGCCGGAACATAAGCTGCTTGGCCACTCTCTGTATTTTTACAGCCGCGATACCGGGCAGCCAGTTCGCTACATCCCTCCAGCGTTCGCGTTGAAGGACATCACAAAGATTCCGCGTTATCGAGAGCTGCGAGTCTCCGACTCCGGTTGCCGCCTTTGGTGGCTTGAGTACGGTGGCGACCTGGACACCGTGGGCCAGACCGAAGAGATCAAATGGGAACTTTGGAAGGTTGCCTATGGCGTCTGGGACTACATCAAGAACTCCGGAAACTTTCCCGATGCGGAGTGCCTGACGCTCGAATGGATGGGAATGATACCCGGTAAACGGGAGAGCCGCCGTTTCGTCGGCGATATGATGTTGACTCAAAATCATATTGTCGAGCAGACAATCTTCGAGGATGCCGTCTCGTTTGGCGGATGGGCAATCGATCTGCATCCGTCCGATGGCGTCTTCAGTCCGCAGGCCGGATGCACGCAGTGGCACTCGAAGGGCGTCTATCAAATTCCATACCGCACGCTTTACAGCCAGAGCGTGCGAAATCTGTTTTTATCTGGCCGCCTCATCAGTGCGACACACATAGCTTTCGGTTCCACGCGCGTTATGGGAACGTGCGCACATAATGGCCAGGCAGTGGGCATGGCGGCTGCGTTGTGCACAGCGCGGAGCCTGACGCCTCGTGACCTGTTGGAACCTAGTCGCATGCAATCTCTGCAGCAGATGTTGCTACGCAGCGGGCAGCATATCCCCGGTGTGCGCCTGAAAGATAACGACAATCTTGCACATGAAGCCGCCATCACCGCCTCTAGCACTTTCAAACTTGCGGCGTTTCGCTCCAGCGGAGAACTCGCAACTTCCGAACGATCTCATGCCTTGCTGCTCCCTGTGGCGCAGGGTGTAATGCCAACGGTAACGTTAGAAGCGCGAGTGCGAAAGAAGACAATCGTCCATGCGCAGTTGTGGAGCTCGTCGCGCGCTGGAAATACGACTCCAGATATTCTGCTGGCATCGATCGACGTGCCCGTAGTGCCGGGGGAGTCCGTTCCCATACCTTTGGACTTTCACATCTCCATGCAGGAAACTTCGCATGTGTTTGTGATTGTGCCTCCCTTCAGCGATGGCGCACTATACTTGAGCTGCGCGAATGCGCCAGGTGTCATGACGCTCTCTCAAAAGATGAACGCCGCAGTTGCGAAGAGCCCGGTACAGACTCCACCAGAGGACTCTGGCATCGACACCTTCGCCTTCTGGCTGCCAGAGCGCAGGCCGGCGGCACGAAATCTAGCTGTAAGAATCGAGCCGCCCATCGATCTATTTGGCCCGGAGATGGTAGTAAACGGATTTGCGCGACCGTGGTGTGGAGTGAACGGATGGGCGCCTGATCCAACAGATATGACACCAAAGCTGCAGCTGGCCTGGGATACTCCGCAACGCGTAAACGAGATTGCAATCACCTTTGATACGGACTTTGATCATCCGATGGAGTCTGTGCTCTTGACACATCCCGAGTATGTGATGCCTGGATGTATCACCGCCTTTCGCGTGAGGACCTCCGAAGGACAGACGTTGGCAGAGGTAAATGAGAATCACCAGACACGCTGGCATCTCACCTTGAAGGAACCGCTCCTTACTCGAGGAATCACCATAGATGTGCTGGCATACGGACCTGCTGTGCCTGCGATTTTTGAGGTCTCCTGCCGGTAA
- a CDS encoding TonB-dependent receptor, which translates to MNANITHVQVKFPSQVLRHLLTFFFLLPVGWIASTPAHAQQDVGYVGGTLTDASGDVVAGAKVNLRNDSTGIARDLVSDGNGYYQSQPLPPGRYSLTVSLEGFSTASVRNIVVDAAAHVTSNVKLVLGSVTTRVDVQATPPALDIVDAQIGNTVDTRAVQELPVNGRSVLALATLSPGVESAAGATNQGFTNRGTQASAIRISGGVPGGNNNLLDGVSNLQNYLGEVAINIKADSVQEFRIMTGVIPAQFGYTSGGVINVITRSGGNQFHGSLYEFFRNDALDAATAIPKPALGKPELRFNNYGGTFGGPIKRDRAFFFGNYEEYRFVNGAPYLSSVPTAQERNGDFSDLGHYVTTGGTQVCQPTIIYDPTTGSSTTPRTAYPGNKISNMDPVAVAAQSLFYPLSNQAGDSCTHSNNYYADPKLVSREKTALGRIDFRVSEKDSLLARYAYYQNFTNNGNLGYGPLYYRNDTLQNYDAMISETHIFSPSLINDLRFAILRSDFPFQAVTANQNYASKIGLPGVGPIVAPIFNNGLTALNGTIGFRASTTIELVDDVTRTIGSHTLHVGFDGRFVEGYNNQSGNASGAYSFSANQTAQGTDATIVTGTGSQYASFLAGAVGSASVGLAQGIAFRQQQYAGYVQDDWHPNQRLTLNFGLRYDYQRQPYEKHNGIDDFDITRVNTLNGYLGAVRYAGLNGEGGNFVKENWNDWGPRVGFALVLTNDNRTVARGGFAIYYPTTAQVSYDQAAGNFNGFGSLNTNYGSATTNGTAFKLANGVPFPATQPLGAAGGQNAFLGQAGYYILPDAKDPQSQQYTLTLSRELPYQMVLDVSYLGNHGTHFNLGNQNIDVLDPSNFSEGAAYLNASVPNPYAGKVPGTLGAATITRANLLKPYPYMQSVVLSNPRSAHFDGNFLYVSVQRRAQRGLQVLGSYTYGKVMDLPISTDISTTTGISSTGGTIQNIHNFDGDYSVDAIDVTHRGVVSALYDLPFGKNQRFLNKSAWLDHLVGGIQFNTVITAETGRPLAFSGANNSGIATRPNFRPGMSVRVAHPTRAKWFNDQAFINPAPYTFGNTPRYYSQVRGPGVLNFDMSVFKTTHITERTSLELRLEAFNAFNKTNLGQPSTGFTAGSDGLNTNSNMGVILSSLPARQIQLAAKLHF; encoded by the coding sequence ATGAACGCCAATATAACCCATGTGCAGGTGAAATTTCCGTCGCAGGTGCTTCGTCACCTGTTGACCTTCTTCTTTCTTCTCCCGGTAGGATGGATTGCCAGTACGCCTGCTCATGCACAGCAGGACGTTGGTTATGTGGGCGGAACGCTCACGGATGCCAGTGGGGATGTAGTCGCTGGCGCCAAGGTTAACCTCCGAAACGACAGTACAGGCATTGCGCGAGACCTCGTCAGCGACGGCAACGGTTACTACCAATCTCAGCCGCTGCCACCGGGAAGGTACAGCCTTACCGTGTCCCTGGAAGGTTTCTCCACTGCAAGTGTCCGGAACATTGTGGTGGATGCCGCGGCGCACGTGACTTCGAACGTCAAGCTGGTATTAGGAAGCGTGACAACCCGTGTGGATGTTCAGGCCACGCCTCCAGCACTCGACATCGTTGACGCTCAGATCGGCAATACTGTGGATACACGTGCGGTACAGGAGTTGCCGGTGAATGGGCGAAGCGTACTCGCACTCGCAACTCTCAGTCCCGGCGTAGAGTCTGCGGCAGGCGCCACCAACCAGGGTTTCACTAATCGCGGAACGCAGGCCTCCGCTATCCGCATCTCTGGCGGCGTACCCGGCGGGAACAATAACTTGCTCGATGGCGTCAGCAATCTACAGAACTACCTCGGCGAGGTGGCCATAAATATCAAGGCTGACTCAGTGCAGGAGTTCCGCATCATGACAGGCGTTATTCCCGCACAGTTCGGCTATACCTCGGGTGGCGTCATTAATGTCATCACGCGTTCAGGCGGCAACCAGTTCCACGGCTCGCTCTACGAGTTTTTTCGCAACGATGCATTGGATGCGGCTACCGCAATACCCAAGCCCGCCCTGGGCAAGCCGGAACTGCGCTTCAACAACTATGGCGGAACATTCGGAGGTCCCATCAAGCGGGACCGTGCGTTCTTCTTCGGAAATTATGAAGAGTACCGCTTCGTCAATGGAGCTCCTTACCTCTCTAGTGTGCCTACCGCGCAGGAGCGAAACGGAGACTTCAGCGATCTTGGCCACTATGTCACTACAGGCGGAACGCAAGTATGCCAGCCAACGATCATCTATGACCCCACGACCGGCTCTTCGACAACTCCGCGTACAGCTTATCCTGGAAACAAGATCAGTAATATGGATCCGGTAGCTGTGGCCGCGCAGTCGCTGTTTTATCCGCTGTCGAATCAAGCAGGAGATTCCTGCACCCACTCCAACAACTACTACGCAGATCCAAAGCTCGTTTCGAGAGAGAAGACTGCCCTCGGCCGCATCGACTTCCGTGTCTCAGAGAAGGACAGCTTGCTGGCTCGCTATGCCTATTACCAAAACTTCACGAACAATGGAAACCTGGGATATGGCCCGCTTTACTATCGCAACGATACGTTGCAAAACTACGACGCGATGATCTCGGAGACACATATCTTTTCTCCGTCGCTGATAAACGACCTTCGTTTCGCGATCCTGCGGTCGGACTTTCCCTTTCAGGCTGTAACGGCGAATCAAAATTACGCATCCAAGATCGGACTTCCTGGCGTCGGCCCAATCGTAGCTCCTATTTTTAACAACGGCCTGACCGCGTTGAATGGAACCATCGGTTTCCGGGCTTCGACAACAATCGAACTGGTGGACGATGTAACTCGGACAATAGGTTCCCATACCCTGCACGTCGGATTCGATGGCCGATTTGTTGAGGGCTATAACAACCAGTCAGGAAATGCTTCGGGCGCATACTCGTTTAGCGCGAACCAGACGGCTCAAGGTACGGACGCCACGATCGTCACCGGCACCGGAAGTCAGTACGCCAGTTTCCTGGCGGGAGCCGTGGGAAGCGCCTCGGTAGGACTTGCACAGGGAATTGCATTTCGTCAGCAACAGTATGCCGGCTATGTGCAGGATGATTGGCATCCGAACCAACGACTCACGCTCAATTTCGGCCTCCGCTACGACTATCAGCGTCAACCGTATGAGAAGCATAATGGCATCGATGACTTTGACATTACACGCGTGAATACGCTGAATGGATATCTTGGCGCGGTACGCTATGCGGGTCTTAATGGTGAAGGCGGTAACTTCGTTAAGGAGAACTGGAACGACTGGGGTCCGCGCGTCGGCTTCGCTCTTGTGCTTACCAATGACAACAGGACTGTAGCTCGCGGTGGATTTGCTATCTACTATCCGACTACCGCGCAGGTCTCGTATGACCAGGCTGCAGGAAATTTCAACGGATTCGGTTCTCTCAACACAAACTATGGATCAGCCACGACTAACGGCACTGCTTTCAAGCTGGCGAACGGGGTGCCCTTTCCCGCGACACAGCCGTTGGGTGCCGCAGGCGGACAGAATGCATTTCTGGGGCAGGCCGGATACTACATTCTGCCGGACGCGAAAGATCCGCAATCGCAGCAGTACACGCTCACTCTTTCACGGGAACTGCCGTACCAGATGGTGCTGGATGTGTCGTATCTCGGCAATCACGGCACGCATTTTAATCTTGGAAATCAGAATATCGATGTGCTCGATCCCAGCAACTTCAGCGAGGGAGCAGCTTACTTGAATGCCTCCGTTCCGAATCCTTATGCCGGTAAGGTGCCAGGAACATTGGGAGCCGCTACTATTACGCGCGCCAACCTGTTGAAGCCTTATCCATACATGCAGTCAGTCGTGCTCAGTAATCCACGAAGCGCCCATTTCGATGGCAACTTCCTTTACGTCTCGGTTCAGCGACGAGCCCAGCGTGGGTTGCAGGTATTGGGCTCCTACACCTATGGAAAGGTGATGGATCTTCCCATCTCGACCGATATTTCCACGACGACGGGCATCTCCAGCACTGGGGGCACGATCCAAAATATCCACAATTTCGACGGAGACTACAGCGTTGATGCAATTGATGTGACTCATCGGGGTGTAGTCTCGGCGCTGTACGATCTGCCCTTCGGTAAGAATCAACGTTTCCTCAATAAATCAGCATGGCTGGATCATTTGGTTGGAGGAATCCAGTTCAACACCGTTATCACAGCGGAGACTGGACGACCGCTTGCATTCTCGGGGGCAAATAACTCGGGTATCGCTACTCGACCTAACTTCCGTCCGGGGATGAGCGTTCGAGTGGCGCATCCTACACGTGCCAAATGGTTCAACGATCAAGCCTTCATCAATCCTGCCCCTTATACATTCGGAAATACGCCACGATACTATTCGCAGGTGCGCGGTCCTGGAGTTCTGAATTTCGATATGTCGGTCTTCAAGACAACGCATATTACCGAGCGAACCAGTCTGGAGCTTCGACTTGAGGCATTCAACGCGTTCAACAAAACCAATCTCGGTCAACCGAGCACTGGTTTCACCGCAGGGTCGGATGGACTGAATACCAACTCCAACATGGGCGTGATACTGAGTTCCTTACCTGCTCGCCAAATACAGCTCGCAGCCAAATTGCATTTCTAA
- a CDS encoding MFS transporter produces the protein MSKPVRSNPWMIVALLFVVALLNYFDRQSLSVVAPRMQAQLHLSDTGYGHIVSLFLLASAFAYALSGFVSDAIGTRKSMTLFVAFWSLAEAATAFASSIFLLGLVRFCLGLGEPGLWVAAPKAVGEMFEKKQRSLAIGIYTMGATVGAVVAIPTIVAVTVHLPWRSIFLIDGAVGLLWVPVWWFLYRDTVPDSKTVKSARGRGMVRELLARPETWQLLIARGMTDPVWYFYLFWFPKYLLSVRHLTDSQMANYGWVVYLGGGVGTLVGGLLSGTMIRRGMEAGLAYRRAMSCSAVLVLISPFAFFAPSLLTAVLVASVVALAHMAWLINLTSVLLEVFPLAQVGKAAGFVAAGSALGGMVSSEIIAYFVTHGGYRPVFFLMAIMHPLALGLLWTAFRGKPLESELSPLQENLV, from the coding sequence GTGTCCAAGCCTGTTCGATCGAATCCGTGGATGATAGTGGCACTGCTCTTTGTGGTGGCGCTGCTTAATTATTTTGATCGGCAGAGTCTCTCCGTTGTAGCGCCGCGAATGCAGGCCCAGCTCCATCTCTCCGACACAGGATACGGACACATCGTCAGCCTGTTTCTGCTTGCCTCTGCATTTGCCTACGCTCTTTCAGGATTTGTCAGCGATGCTATAGGCACACGCAAAAGCATGACGTTGTTTGTTGCGTTCTGGTCATTAGCTGAGGCGGCCACAGCATTTGCAAGTTCCATCTTCCTGCTCGGACTTGTGCGCTTCTGCCTGGGGTTGGGGGAGCCAGGATTATGGGTGGCCGCTCCCAAGGCCGTCGGTGAAATGTTCGAGAAGAAGCAGCGCAGTCTCGCCATCGGTATCTACACCATGGGCGCTACCGTGGGAGCCGTTGTCGCCATTCCCACCATCGTCGCAGTCACAGTCCATCTACCATGGAGATCCATCTTCCTGATCGATGGTGCAGTCGGTCTTCTATGGGTCCCTGTGTGGTGGTTCCTCTACCGCGACACAGTACCAGACAGTAAAACTGTAAAGTCTGCGAGAGGCCGCGGGATGGTACGAGAACTCCTTGCGCGTCCCGAGACATGGCAACTACTCATCGCTCGTGGCATGACGGACCCCGTCTGGTACTTTTACCTTTTCTGGTTTCCAAAATATCTATTAAGCGTCCGCCATCTCACGGACTCACAGATGGCAAATTATGGCTGGGTGGTCTATTTAGGAGGAGGCGTAGGCACGCTCGTGGGCGGCCTGCTCTCGGGCACAATGATCCGCCGCGGCATGGAGGCCGGTCTCGCATACCGACGTGCAATGAGCTGTTCAGCCGTACTTGTACTGATAAGTCCATTCGCCTTCTTTGCCCCTAGTCTGTTGACGGCGGTTCTGGTGGCGTCGGTCGTCGCGCTCGCGCACATGGCATGGCTGATCAATTTGACCTCGGTCCTGCTGGAGGTATTTCCCCTCGCACAAGTTGGCAAGGCAGCGGGATTCGTCGCAGCGGGCAGCGCCCTGGGGGGCATGGTATCGAGCGAGATCATCGCCTACTTCGTGACGCACGGGGGCTATCGACCGGTATTCTTCCTGATGGCGATCATGCATCCGCTTGCGCTCGGACTCTTGTGGACTGCCTTCCGTGGCAAACCCCTCGAATCCGAGCTTTCGCCTCTTCAGGAAAATCTCGTCTGA
- a CDS encoding GDSL-type esterase/lipase family protein: MKSFISIIACALGGFLLSPPSLAQGPPTNSAEADFAQLSHYREANLQMSLSGTKIKVVFLGDSVTERWGSLSGKWFADPGWVNRGIGGQTSSQLLLRERDDALNLHPSAIVLEAGSNDMRLGFTPEAIRDHFLTMGELAQAHHIAIFVTTMTPTCDCFRPLSGLRTVSRIHDLNRLLAAMCLERHWTLIDINTPLANASGYMRKELTVEGVHPNDAGYALIAPPIERALHAYRLKKP; this comes from the coding sequence ATGAAATCTTTTATTTCGATCATTGCCTGCGCTCTGGGCGGGTTCCTGTTATCCCCGCCCTCCTTGGCGCAGGGCCCCCCAACTAATTCTGCGGAAGCAGACTTCGCACAGCTAAGTCACTATCGCGAAGCAAACCTCCAGATGTCACTGTCAGGCACGAAGATCAAGGTAGTGTTCCTGGGAGATTCCGTGACGGAGCGCTGGGGCTCTCTCTCTGGTAAATGGTTTGCCGACCCCGGCTGGGTGAATCGCGGAATTGGTGGACAAACGAGCTCGCAATTATTATTGCGGGAGCGCGACGATGCGCTCAACCTTCATCCGTCCGCAATTGTTCTTGAAGCCGGATCGAACGACATGCGTCTGGGCTTTACGCCAGAGGCGATCCGCGATCATTTCCTGACCATGGGGGAGCTTGCCCAAGCTCACCATATTGCTATCTTTGTGACAACCATGACACCTACGTGCGACTGCTTCCGTCCACTCTCTGGGCTGCGCACGGTAAGTAGAATTCACGATTTGAATCGGCTACTGGCAGCAATGTGCCTGGAGAGGCATTGGACTCTGATCGATATAAACACTCCACTTGCCAACGCCAGCGGATATATGCGAAAGGAACTCACTGTAGAGGGAGTCCATCCCAACGACGCGGGCTACGCCTTGATCGCGCCTCCAATAGAACGGGCATTGCACGCATATCGATTGAAGAAACCTTAA